From Mercenaria mercenaria strain notata chromosome 17, MADL_Memer_1, whole genome shotgun sequence, the proteins below share one genomic window:
- the LOC128550024 gene encoding cAMP-regulated D2 protein-like, which translates to MEPGFRDNILSKTIKVIVIIIYINSCASKEIIRETKFGKVRGYSSLSSQIFTGIPYAAPSKRWEAPTSPGPWNGTLDATKLKPMCYQAENCAAVNPVGTCQAEVSEDCLYLNIFAPLDTTKRSRKAVMLFIHGGGFEFSSGGADVYNGEAISSKGDVIIVTFNYRLGAFGFLVTGDGNNDITGNYGILDQIQALNWVHENIGDFGGDNNRITLFGQSAGALSIATHMTSRSLAHLFHRVIIESSPFTIPLKPMDVAVSQGKDFARLLNCSARNVSCLRSKSASAIATAQGIYFQQAMFSDSYLRKFLPWIPHIDGITIINGVIEAFSSRSFVPKATIIGSTSEEGQMYVYLGFGKPMSALEYRILLIGVRPNHSSRVYKMYKPTNTSDARARLAELTTDFVFYCSTRAVARSISQFAPVNLITLYTPDLITLDTPDLIILHTTDLITLDTPYLITLDTPDLITLDTSDLITLDIPDQITLDTPDLITLDTPYLIILDTPDLITLDTSDLITLGIPDLITLDTPDLITLDIPDLITLDTPDLITLDIPDLITLNIPDLITLDTPDLITLDIPNLITLDTPDVIIVDTPEASQT; encoded by the exons ATGGAACCAGGATTTCGTGACAATATTCTTTCAAAAACTATTAAggttattgttattatcatctatattaACTCATGTGCAAGTAAGGAAATTATCCGAGAAACAAAATTCGGTAAAGTACGTGGATACAGCAGTTTGTCTTCACAGATATTTACTGGAATACCTTATGCTGCTCCTTCAAAACG ATGGGAAGCTCCGACAAGTCCAGGACCGTGGAACGGGACTTTAGATGCCACAAAGTTGAAGCCAATGTGCTACCAAGCAGAAAATTGCGCAGCGGTAAATCCAGTAGGGACGTGCCAAGCAGAG GTATCAGAAGACTGTTTGTATTTAAACATCTTTGCGCCATTAGATACAACAAAAAGATCAAGAAAAGCTGTCATGTTGTTTATCCATGGCGGTGGATTTGAATTCTCGAGTGGCGGGGCTGACGTGTACAACGGTGAAGCAATTAGCAGTAAAGGAGATGTAATCATTGTGACCTTTAATTACAGGCTTG GCGCGTTCGGGTTTTTAGTTACGGGAGACGGAAACAATGATATAACTGGTAATTATGGCATTCTAGACCAGATCCAAGCACTGAATTGGGTACATGAAAATATTGGTGACTTCGGAGGAGACAATAACAGG ATAACATTGTTTGGCCAAAGTGCTGGTGCTTTGTCCATAGCAACACATATGACATCAAGGAGTCTTGCACATTTATTCCATAGAGTTATTATCGAGAGTTCACCGTTTACCATTCCCTTGAAACCAATGGATGTTGCCGTCAGCCAAGGAAAAGACTTTGCTCGTTTGTTGAACTGCTCAGCACGAAATGTATCGTGCTTAAGGTCAAAATCGGCCAGTGCTATTGCAACTGCCCAGGGTATATATTTCCAGCAAGCTATGTTCTCTGACAGTTATCTGCGAAAGTTTCTTCCTTGGATACCGCATATTGATGGGATTACTATTATAAATGGCGTGATAGAAGCGTTTAGTAGCCGTTCATTTGTTCCCAAAGCGACAATTATAGGTTCTACGTCAGAAGAAGGCCAAATGTATGTATATCTGGGGTTTGGAAAGCCTATGTCTGCTTTAGAATATCGAATATTATTAATTGGAGTTAGGCCGAATCATTCGTCGCGTGTGTATAAAATGTACAAGCCAACAAATACTTCTGATGCTCGAGCAAGGCTCGCTGAACTTACAACAGATTTTGTGTTTTACTGTTCAACACGTGCAGTAGCCCGTTCTATATCTCAGTTTGCACCGGT AAACCTGATCACACTCTACACCCCGGACCTGATCACCCTCGACACCCCGGACCTGATCATCCTCCACACCACGGACCTGATCACTCTCGACACCCCGTACCTGATCACCCTCGACACCCCAGACCTGATCACCCTCGACACCTCAGACCTGATCACCCTGGACATCCCAGATCAGATCACCCTCGACACCCCGGACCTGATCACCCTCGACACCCCGTACCTGATCATCCTCGACACCCCAGACCTGATCACCCTCGACACCTCGGACCTGATCACCCTGGGCATCCCAGATCTGATTACCCTCGACACCCCGGACCTGATCACCCTCGACATCCCAGACCTGATCACCCTCGACACCCCGGACCTGATCACCCTCGACATCCCAGACCTGATCACCCTCAACATCCCAGATCTGATCACCCTCGACACCCCGGACCTGATCACCCTCGACATCCCAAATCTGATCACCCTCGACACCCCAGACGTGATCATCGTCGACACCCCAGAGGCATCCCAGACCTGA